CCCGGATTTGCTTACTAATTACTTTCAAATGTCCCCGATAACTACCCGAATAATTACCAGTATAATAAACGTACGACAAACTCCCCAAAATATAAACGAAACGAAACAAAATATGCATAATAATCAgaataacttttttttttcaattcttgactaatggaaaaaggaaaaaaaataaaagggATATGGTAGTAGTCCAATATACTTTCCACTACGGCATTAGAGTTTATTAAAAACACATCAAACGAAAAAGAATAGGTATAATTCCACATTGTTATGCTCTGAAAAATTTACTCCCCACCAGCAATAATCTTTTACTTCCTCCTGGTTTCGCGCGATTCTACTGTTCtatttgattataatcCTTCAATTTACTGCAATTTACTAAACTAGCATAAAGTCCTCGTCCTCCATAAGTCTTCCGTATTACAAAGTATAAATAGTATAATTTCTCCAAAACTGCTGatatttcttcatttaCAAACAACCACGAAAAAAGCGATCAATAGGAAAGTTctaaatttcatttcatttcattaaaCTACAATGTATTAGTGGGTAAGTATAAccttgtttgttttttttctttgtctttgtttcttttaGTGTGtctttatttctttaaCCCCTGTTTATTAACTTTTAGGATTTTAGTTATGGGAAACTTGAGTTCACTTAACTCTGGTCTTGGGCGAATAACGTGAAGCATTATGTGGGTGGTGTGTAAATAGGTTTTGTATAGAAATATAAAGAGAGTTTGTGATatctaaattcaaaatagtATTGAGATTATATTAAATATAAGTGTGTATATTTCTAGACATAAATATTAAATGCTAAAAGTGCCAATCATTTCAGAATCTAAGTATCTtctaattttgatttagaaCTTTGAGGATATAAACCATAGAGCAACAATAACACCAACGGTTACTACACCAAAAATTCGAGCATGCAATTGGGGGACTttaatcaatgattttgaattctcGTCACATTCAAAACTGAATTGTGTTGGGCCTCTTTCTTTGATAATATTCTTAGTTTGATTGTTGTCCTCGTTAGATTCCGTGACTTTTTCATTCTCCAACAACTCCATATTGACATCATCAACGACAACATTCTGAACATTACCAAAGAAATCAGTTAATAAGACTTCACTAACATTACGCTTGAATAAATCAGTTCTAATACCTGGATGAGAATgaacattttcaaaagtgTATTCAGCAAATAATTTGTCCATGGTCTCCTTTGAATCTCTATCGATCTTTTCAAGGAAATCCAAAGTATAATAAGTAAATCTATCAATCACTGCTACACCAATATCCATGTCGGAATGGTGTGAGTAGGACGATTCTTCTATCTCTGAGGATCCAACTGCCAAGATATTTGGAGAATGGATTTTTTCATACATGGTATTAGCTTGACAAGTATCAAtcatgaaaaatatttcgTTATACCTTTTTTGATCATACATTTGAGAAAATGCATCAGCAAGATCATGAGCACTAATTTCTTCCGCATCCTggaatttcaaaaactcATTACCCCCATGACCTGTCAAATAGataaaaatattggaaTTTTCATCAGACAATAATCTTTTTGATCTAGGTTGATCTGAATCCCATTTATCAGTTAATAAACGcataaaattttcaacGGTAACTTCATATCCTCGGTAATCCACTTCTATCGATTCACCATACAAATCAATAGCTTCATCcatattgttgaaaactGACCCTGGGAAAGCATTTCTTGGATTACAAGCAATATCATCTGATAACATAAGAATAATTTGAGAATCTGGAATCCCTAATCTTTTGACAGTACGGTACAAGCTTAATGTGTTGGCCATATGACGATAATTGAACCAAAATCGTGATGTTGACACTAAGACGGCCCAGTTATTTGAATGACGACTTGGATCagaattattgatatttacAGAGTCATTTGGTGAATCAGATGATAACACTGTGCtgaaaataagaaaaatagGTAGTATGAAACTAAGTAACCTATTCATGTTGTTTTGTATGGCTTGTggttttgaatttgatgttTGTAATCAAGAGACTTCTTGTTGTGTTGGTTTTATATTTGGTGAATTTATTTTCGTGTGTTGTGCGTGTATTTctgtatttttttgttcttgtctttttttCGCTATTTCCGATaatctatttttttgtatagAGTGGGTGgatcttcttttttaagATCTAATTATGTCTATTTCCGAAAACTATATTATACATTTATTTACCTATTCATTCATTCTATTTACAGTTTTAATCTCTATATTTTGAAAGTGTATTCTTGCGACAATTTGTCACTGCTTGTGCTAGAAGCTGGTTTCCTTTCCAAATAGAATAATCACAGTGTGGAGAATATGTTAATGCAAATTTTAATCTGTATGCTGTTACTAAGTGTAATCCACGAATAACATCGTTAAGCGAGGCAAGAAACTGTTGTCTCTCAAGACCATTCTCATGACAATACTTACTGATTCGAGTATTTAATTTcgaaataataaattcagCAAAATATCTGTGACACTTTCTTCTAAACGTGTTATACTTTGCTGTATACGATGCATGTTCTGGAAATGTGTCATCTAGTTTCTGCATCAACTCAAGTATATTGCTGCTTGTGTAAATATGCTCAACTTCTTCATGATTTGAGTTGCTATGTCTACTAAGCTGATTTTGAGTCAACTTAAACTCTATCCTGTCATTTGTCTTGATCTTTTCAATTAGGAAAAAAGTATTGTCTAGACCACCAACACCCCATACTGAATCTCTATGCAATGCCACCCATGGGAGTTTGCCTTTCATAAGTATATCCTTCACAACCTCTATATCCAGCATGTATCTTTGAAATAATTGTATGCCATCTATTGTTTGCAATTCGGACACCCCATGGTTGTAATAGTACAATGCACGTTCCACTATTAGTTTCCTACGTGCACGCAACGATTTGATCGATTCAATATACTCCAAATCGTCCAATCtttcgtcttcttcttcactatctttttcatctttGTATTTCCGTTTCTCTTGCTCTTGTGGCTCTTCCCCAGATAATGTCGCTTTCAATGCTAGACTTGATTTTGTTATCCCCACCAAGTCAATCACATGACAGTGACTTTTCTCCTTGTGTAATCGTAATCCTCTACCAATCATTTGTATCATTAGAGATTGTGACATTGTTGGTCTTGCTAGAATTATGGAATCAATGTTCGGTATGTCTGTGCCTTCTGTGAAAACTCCAACATTACACAAGACAGGGAATTTCCCCTGCTTGAAATCTTCGACAATAAACTCcctttcaatttttgacGTTTCTCCTAAAACATATTGTGCATCTATtccttgttgttgaaataaCCCACATACTTCACGACAATGCTCAACGTTGacacaaaaaattattgtgCTCTTGTAATCTTTTGCCAACTCCATGTATGCTAATAATATCTTTTCATTAATGTCTACTTGATTCAAAGCTAAATATAAACTTGAAGAATCATAGTCACCACCTTTTTTGGGgacatttttcaaatttaaatcttTGATATTCacatttgatattttaaaCTCTGCCAACTCCTTGTTTTCAATCATAGTGGGTAATGATCTTTGAAAGACAATCTTATCAAATACTGTTCCTAGTTTCTGTTTATCGGTACGTGCTAGAGTAGCCGTAAACCCAATTACATGAACATCAGTGTCTTTTGTATCTGCATGGAAAtgtttcaatattttcaaatacgACGGTGCAACAGCATGATGACATTCgtcaataataattgttttaaattcaTTGGGATTAAATCTTTCTAATCTATTGGATCGGGCTAATGACATGACTGACGCCACAACAACGTCATCATCTGGTTTAGACCGTACTTTCCCCATTTCAATACCAACTTTCAAATCAGGATTCACTTTGTTGATCTTATCTCGCGATTGAGTGATTAATTCTTGAGTATGTGCTAATACAAGGGCTCTGGTTCCTTTCTGTTTCAATAAGGGGATTAAGTGACTAAATACAACTGTTTTACCGCTTCCAGTAGCCATTTCTATTGCTTGTCTTTTCACTCCCGAGTTGGATGATTCTAGGATCAAGTCTATAGCTTTCTGTTGGTAATCTCGCAATGGAAATGAATGGGAAAACCGTATGTTTTGGAATTGCAATCTCGGTAGAGAAAACCTGGTGTACTTAGATAGTACCCTTAGGACTAGTCTATTCATGATTATAATGTAGTAATGGTATTTATTAGTAGTATGCTTATATTGTTTAGCTAGTTGGTTTGAGATACATTATCCAAGTATTGAATCTGTTTGGAACAAGAGTGAAAAATAGAAACAGAACCgcattgttttgtttttttcgTATATTTATTTCTCTCTCTGGTAGCATTTTTTGATTCACCATCCATTCAGATTCAATTGTACACCACTTTCAACAATAGTTTTATATACTAATATACTATAACTTATATGTATCTATCttgtaataattctttattgattctgctaaaatttgatttgctTTCCATGAAGAATAGTCACAGTTCAACGAATACATCAATGCCAATTTGAATCTGTATCCAGTTACCAACGGCATAGCATGAACTGCATCATTCACATTTCCCCTTAGTTGTTCTTCATCGAATCCATACTTTAAACTTGATTCAGTTATTTTTTCAGTTAAATGAGACATTATAAAGCTTACTTGAGAGTAATCGCAAGGTCTCTCAAAGTCCCTATAGCTGGCGGCATGTCTTGCATCTTCAGGAAATCTTTCTGCTAGCTCTCGTAACAACTCAAGTACGTTATTACTTTTGCCAATAAATTCAAGTTCTTGATaagttgaaaaatcttctttgataaatttattatatgtCAACTGGTACTCTGTTTGGCCATAACCagtgatttttttaattagAAAAAGCGTGTTGTATCTACCACCAACTCCCACATCCAGCATATATTCCCTGAATAGTTCCAAACCATCAACACTTCTTAACTCGACAATATTCTTGCTATGAATCTGTAGAGCGCATTCTATCGTCTTTGATATGCgatcattttcaaaataatttacTTGATCTCGAGACTCAATTTTTGAGGTTGTACCATCTTTTGCCTTCTTCATTTGTAATTGCTTACCTTCCAAAATTGCTTTAAGTTCCAAATTTTCATCCATTATTCCCACTAAATCTACCACATGACAATGACTTTTCTCCTTATGCAAACGCAACCCTCTACCAATCATTTGAATCATCAATGGTTTCAGTTTTGTGGGCCGTGcaagaattattgaatcGATATTTGGTATATCTGTACCTTCTGTAAACACAGTAACATTGCACAAGACAGGAAATTTCCCCTGTTTGAAATCTGCAACAATAGTTTTCCTTTCGGAGTTTGACGTTTCACTAATCACATATCGTGCATCTACACCTTGCTTCTGAAGCAAGGCACATACCTCACGACAATGCTCAACATTAATGCAGAAAATTAATGTACTCTTGTACTCCTTCTCCAATTCCATATAAGCTAATAAAAGATGTTCATTGATACCTGCTTTAAGTACCGCATTATATAAAGCTTTAGGATCATAATCTTTACCCTTCATTTTAACATTAGACAAATTCaatcttttaaaatataattttgatGCTTTAAACAGTGCCAATTCTTTATTAAAGATCATGGTAGCGAGAGACCTTTGAAATACAATTCTATCAAATACTGCTTTTAACATTTGTTTGTCAGCACGTGCCAAAGTTGCAGTAAATCCAATGACATTAATATTAGTGTTTTTGGTATCAGCCTTGaaatgtttcaaaattttttgatacGTTGGTGCAACTGCATGATGGCATTCATCGATAATAATGgttttgaaatcatcagggttaaattttgtaaatctttTATTGGTAGCTAAAGATTGTACTGATGCAACAAtaacatcatcattaaGTCTTGCTCGTGATTCTGCCATTTCTATACCTACTCTTAAATCTGGGTTGATTCTGGTGATCTTGTCATAAGATTGGGCTATCAATTCTTGTGTATGTTCTAAAACTAGAGTCTTTGTTCCTTTCCCTTTCAATAATGGAATCAAATGACTGAAAACCACGGTTTTACCACTCCCTGTAGCCATTTCTATTGCTTGTCGCTTCACTCCCGATTCAGATGCCTCCAAAATGGAATCTATAGCTTCTTGTTGATAGTCTCTCAAGGCAAACGAGTGAATGAGACGTTTGCTGTACCAAGATTGGATTGGTGAGAGCTTGTATTTCATGTATTTCACCAAGACCCTTGGGGTGAAGCAATTTGCAACCATAATAAGAGGATGGCTATTAGCAACTCTTTCACTTTGAAGCcgatttctttttcgttCCAGGATATACACCAATATAGAATGttgtttattttaattaattacaTCCATTTTTAACTTCATGTCTTGGTTACTGTTGGTCTTCCGTATTCAGATATGTATCACAGGAATAAGGTcgtgaaaaaaaaaagtacaGCTCGATAAAGGTTAAAAATCAGCCAACTGGTACAAGTCTCAAAAAACTTTATTATCTAACTAGAATATATATCTACACGAGAGCGCTTATTCACGTTGTGATAGTATAATGTGTTGGTATCATCAATTGCTTCAATATTATCTTCAGCATCAAAGTTTGGTGGTTGGATATTAACAACGGCATAGCTTCCTTCTTCTCTATTGGGATCTTTACTTGGTTTGATAAATATACCTGGATTAATTACAATTACTCCTTGAATCACTTTGgcaaaatatttcaattcagAAGGTAGTATCAAAACATCGGGTAAGGAATCTCCTAATTCTGATAAACCCAAATATGGTGTTTCTAAAGATGATCCACCAACGGCAATACCATCCAAATATTCACCTTGTGCTCCATTAAGCAATTCTGTACACTTCTGTTTTGGTTCTGTTTTGATTGATCCTGGGAAAATCGGATAATAACGTCTTTGTTCAAATATGTGTTTCacaattctttcaaaacGATTGTTGGAAATAATTGCTGTATCTTCTTTGTAAATATCTCGTAAATCTTTGAAAATATCCAAGTTGGAATTACCAATTAAAActtcattaattgaaaatccaGATGGATTAGGgaaaactttaaaattttttggtaATCCTAATTTCTTTCTATCAAAAGAATCTTGGGGGTAAGAACAATGTTTAATACATGTATCTCGTAAATTTGGATATAAGATAACTTGAATTTtggaatcaatttttttcaatactgGTGTAACAATTGctttaaataaatcatctAAGGTTTTaggttgtggttgtgatTGGTCagaatcaataattatttctccagattcaacaactttattGCCAATATCTAAAAATGGACCATTCAAAATTACGACTTGAGGtaatatttttgtattgattaaatcaactaatttatccaatttatcataattcaatttgttcagATTACTGAATGGACCTGAAGCTATTAAAACTTTCAATCCTTGATTGTTTTGTAACGTTTGgaattctttcaattcttcagaACTTGTCACTGGTGCACCTAATTGAGGCAATGGCATGTTTTGTTCAACAATAAACGATTTACCTGAAGGATTCTTACCTTTCAATACGACGATTTGACCTGggaaaaatgaataattgGATAAATTGCTTAAATCAAGAGGTATTCTTTGTCCAATACCGGAAATTCTTGAAGtttctaaaaataatgatgtaCTGTTCAAGATTTCTTTATCGTATAAAGGATTATCAGGAACAATTCTTCCACAACATAGAATATCTGATTGAGTACTCATACAAGGGTTTCCAAATTGTAAATCA
This genomic stretch from Candida albicans SC5314 chromosome 1, complete sequence harbors:
- a CDS encoding uncharacterized protein (Has domain(s) with predicted ATP binding, DNA binding, helicase activity, hydrolase activity, nucleic acid binding activity) — its product is MVANCFTPRVLVKYMKYKLSPIQSWYSKRLIHSFALRDYQQEAIDSILEASESGVKRQAIEMATGSGKTVVFSHLIPLLKGKGTKTLVLEHTQELIAQSYDKITRINPDLRVGIEMAESRARLNDDVIVASVQSLATNKRFTKFNPDDFKTIIIDECHHAVAPTYQKILKHFKADTKNTNINVIGFTATLARADKQMLKAVFDRIVFQRSLATMIFNKELASFKASKLYFKRLNLSNVKMKGKDYDPKALYNAVLKAGINEHLLLAYMELEKEYKSTLIFCINVEHCREVCALLQKQGVDARYVISETSNSERKTIVADFKQGKFPVLCNVTVFTEGTDIPNIDSIILARPTKSKPLMIQMIGRGLRLHKEKSHCHVVDLVGIMDENLELKAILEGKQLQMKKAKDGTTSKIESRDQVNYFENDRISKTIECALQIHSKNIVELRSVDGLELFREYMSDVGVGGRYNTLFLIKKITGYGQTEYQLTYNKFIKEDFSTYQELEFIGKSNNVLELLRELAERFPEDARHAASYRDFERPCDYSQVSFIMSHLTEKITESSLKYGFDEEQLRGNVNDAVHAMPLVTGYRFKLALMYSLNCDYSSWKANQILAESIKNYYKIDTYKL
- a CDS encoding DNA-directed DNA polymerase alpha subunit (Ortholog(s) have DNA-directed DNA polymerase activity, role in DNA replication initiation, telomere capping and alpha DNA polymerase:primase complex, nuclear envelope localization), which codes for MTVTDEFKKQVSKTFGPKTDLSDDEYIKLQTLLDLFNKSMDDIFVEWESFNITEVKEDLDLNLSNLIRFQGYLQTKLAKNSTPVSKKTRDTIGSTSNRKQFRTVDNHHLTPQLKKRKFEDNTPEFKTPAGIPVSSPTTDYETANNTFVGLTTNGTPTTTTAKTTPSNSLLETLNPQIDEITIDQLPEGKTFRLSTNFDASKFKFRTMQMKLLESADVLDDQIDRMISLYQDQNKTADLQFGNPCMSTQSDILCCGRIVPDNPLYDKEILNSTSLFLETSRISGIGQRIPLDLSNLSNYSFFPGQIVVLKGKNPSGKSFIVEQNMPLPQLGAPVTSSEELKEFQTLQNNQGLKVLIASGPFSNSNKLNYDKLDKLVDLINTKILPQVVILNGPFLDIGNKVVESGEIIIDSDQSQPQPKTLDDLFKAIVTPVLKKIDSKIQVILYPNLRDTCIKHCSYPQDSFDRKKLGLPKNFKVFPNPSGFSINEVLIGNSNLDIFKDLRDIYKEDTAIISNNRFERIVKHIFEQRRYYPIFPGSIKTEPKQKCTELLNGAQGEYLDGIAVGGSSLETPYLGLSELGDSLPDVLILPSELKYFAKVIQGVIVINPGIFIKPSKDPNREEGSYAVVNIQPPNFDAEDNIEAIDDTNTLYYHNVNKRSRVDIYSS
- the GPI8 gene encoding GPI-anchor transamidase (Protein similar to S. cerevisiae Gpi8p, which is a subunit of the GPI transamidase complex that adds GPI anchors to proteins; likely to be essential for growth, based on an insertional mutagenesis strategy), coding for MNRLLSFILPIFLIFSTVLSSDSPNDSVNINNSDPSRHSNNWAVLVSTSRFWFNYRHMANTLSLYRTVKRLGIPDSQIILMLSDDIACNPRNAFPGSVFNNMDEAIDLYGESIEVDYRGYEVTVENFMRLLTDKWDSDQPRSKRLLSDENSNIFIYLTGHGGNEFLKFQDAEEISAHDLADAFSQMYDQKRYNEIFFMIDTCQANTMYEKIHSPNILAVGSSEIEESSYSHHSDMDIGVAVIDRFTYYTLDFLEKIDRDSKETMDKLFAEYTFENVHSHPGIRTDLFKRNVSEVLLTDFFGNVQNVVVDDVNMELLENEKVTESNEDNNQTKNIIKERGPTQFSFECDENSKSLIKVPQLHARIFGVVTVGVIVALWFISSKF
- a CDS encoding double-stranded DNA-dependent ATPase (Putative helicase; fungal-specific (no human or murine homolog)), encoding MNRLVLRVLSKYTRFSLPRLQFQNIRFSHSFPLRDYQQKAIDLILESSNSGVKRQAIEMATGSGKTVVFSHLIPLLKQKGTRALVLAHTQELITQSRDKINKVNPDLKVGIEMGKVRSKPDDDVVVASVMSLARSNRLERFNPNEFKTIIIDECHHAVAPSYLKILKHFHADTKDTDVHVIGFTATLARTDKQKLGTVFDKIVFQRSLPTMIENKELAEFKISNVNIKDLNLKNVPKKGGDYDSSSLYLALNQVDINEKILLAYMELAKDYKSTIIFCVNVEHCREVCGLFQQQGIDAQYVLGETSKIEREFIVEDFKQGKFPVLCNVGVFTEGTDIPNIDSIILARPTMSQSLMIQMIGRGLRLHKEKSHCHVIDLVGITKSSLALKATLSGEEPQEQEKRKYKDEKDSEEEDERLDDLEYIESIKSLRARRKLIVERALYYYNHGVSELQTIDGIQLFQRYMSDIEVVKDILMKGKLPWVALHRDSVWGVGGLDNTFFLIEKIKTNDRIEFKLTQNQLSRHSNSNHEEVEHIYTSSNILELMQKLDDTFPEHASYTAKYNTFRRKCHRYFAEFIISKLNTRISKYCHENGLERQQFLASLNDVIRGLHLVTAYRLKFALTYSPHCDYSIWKGNQLLAQAVTNCRKNTLSKYRD